The proteins below are encoded in one region of Delphinus delphis chromosome 4, mDelDel1.2, whole genome shotgun sequence:
- the ETS2 gene encoding protein C-ets-2, producing MNDFGIKNMDQVAPVSSSYRGTLKRQPAFDTFDGSLLAAFPSLNEEQTLQEVPTGLDSIAHDSTNCELPLLTPCSKAVMSQALKATFSGFKKEQRRLGIPKNPWLWTEQQVCQWLLWATNEFSLVDVNLQRFGMTGQVLCNLGKERFLELAPDFVGDILWEHLEQMIKENQEKTEDQYEEISHLNSVPHWINSNSLGFGVEQALYGMQTQNYPKGGLLDGLCPASSAPSTLGPEQDFQMFPKARLSTVSVNYCSISQDFPAATLNLLSSSSGKPGDHDSAETGADSFESSESLLQSWNSQSSLLDVQRVPSFESFEDDCSQSLGLSKPTMSFKDYIQERSDPVEQGKPVIPAAVLAGFTGSGPIQLWQFLLELLSDKSCQSFISWTGDGWEFKLADPDEVARRWGKRKNKPKMNYEKLSRGLRYYYDKNIIHKTSGKRYVYRFVCDLQNLLGFTPEELHAILGVQLDTED from the exons atgaatgaTTTTGGAATCAAGAACATGGACCAGGTGGCCCCTGTGTCCAGCAGTTACAGAGGGACACTCAAG CGCCAGCCTGCCTTTGACACCTTTGATGGCTCCCTGCTCGCTGCTTTCCCCTCCCTCAATGAAGAGCAAACACTCCAGGAAGTGCCGACAGGCTTGGATTCAATTGctcatg ACTCGACCAACTGTGAGTTGCCTCTGTTGACCCCATGCAGCAAGGCTGTGATGAGTCAAGCCTTAAAAGCTACCTTCAGTGGCTTCAAAAAGGAGCAGCGCCGCCTTGGCATCCCGAAGA ATCCCTGGCTGTGGACTGAGCAACAGGTGTGCCAGTGGCTTCTCTGGGCCACGAACGAGTTCAGTCTGGTGGACGTCAACCTCCAGAGGTTCGGCATGACCGGCCAGGTGTTGTGTAACCTTGGCAAGGAGCGCTTTCTGGAGCTGGCGCCTGACTTTGTGGGTGACATTCTCTGGGAACACCTGGAGCAGATGATCAAAG AAAACCAAGAAAAGACAGAAGATCAGTATGAAGAAATTTCACACCTCAACTCAGTTCCTCATTGGATTAATAGCAATTCGTTAG GTTTTGGCGTGGAGCAAGCGCTGTATGGAATGCAGACGCAGAACTACCCCAAAGGCGGCCTCCTGGATGGCCTGTGTCCAGCATCCTCAGCGCCCAGCACGCTCGGTCCCGAGCAGGACTTCCAGATGTTTCCCAAGGCCCGACTCAGCACCGTCAGCGTCAACTACTGCTCCATCAGCCAGGACTTCCCGGCCGCCACCTTGAATCTGCTCTCCAGCAGTTCTG ggaagcccggagaccACGACTCCGCCGAGACAGGCGCCGACAGCTTCGAGAGCTCGGAGTCGCTGCTGCAGTCCTGGAACAGCCAGTCGTCCCTGCTGGACGTGCAGCGGGTACCATCCTTCGAGAGCTTCGAGGACGACTGCAGCCAGTCCCTGGGCCTCAGCAAGCCGACCATGTCCTTCAAGGACTACATCCAGGAGAGGAGCGACCCGGTGGAGCAAGGCAAACCAGTTATACCTGCGGCCGTGCTGGCCGGCTTCACAG GAAGCGGACCTATCCAGTTGTGGCAGTTTCTTCTAGAATTGCTGTCCGACAAATCCTGTCAGTCTTTCATCAGCTGGACGGGGGACGGATGGGAGTTTAAGCTTGCTGACCCCGATGAG GTGGCCCGCCGGTGGGGAAAGCGGAAAAACAAGCCCAAGATGAACTACGAGAAGCTGAGCCGGGGTTTACGCTATTATTACGACAAGAACATCATCCACAAGACGTCGGGGAAGCGCTACGTGTACCGCTTCGTGTGCGACCTTCAGAACTTGCTGGGCTTCACGCCCGAGGAGCTGCACGCCATCCTGGGCGTCCAGCTGGACACGGAGGACTGA